In Zingiber officinale cultivar Zhangliang chromosome 6A, Zo_v1.1, whole genome shotgun sequence, a single genomic region encodes these proteins:
- the LOC121997671 gene encoding protein transport protein SEC31 homolog B-like isoform X2 has product MACIKSAARSALVSFAPDAPYFAAGTMAGAVDLSFSATANLEIFTLDFQSDAHELPVVGVCPSDERFNRLSWGKPLPASEEYSLGLIAGGHTDGSIGVWNPRKLISPEDQNDAFVAKLEKHVGSVRGLEFSTLSPNLLASGADEGELCIWDLANPSEPNLFPSLKSVGSGAQTEVSFVSWNPKFQQILSSTSYNGITVVWDLKQQKPVTSFADSSRTRCSVLQWNPDLSTQLIVASDDDSSPSLKVWDVRKTISPVREFVGHTKGIIAMSWCPYDSNFLLTCAKDNRTICWDTTSGEIVCELPASTNWNFDVHWYPKIPGVISASSFDVKVGIYNIQACSRYAAAGGEFGAPVRLRAPKWLKRPTGVSFAFGGKLVSFRPGQLAPGGAPHSVSEVYVHDLVTEHSLVSRSTGFEAAVQNGDKSSLRALCEQKSQDSLCEDDKETWNFLKIMFDEEGTARTKLLCHLGFTVPNESSDSTDNLGKQLENNLSLDSSPLFQGQASAFAIDNGEEFFNNPSICEDNLADQDSMVPIGEQVRSDPEGPIGTSDPSFDDSIQRALVVGNYKDAVSKCIAANRMADALVIAHAGGPSLWESTRDQYLKSSLTPYLKVVSAMVNNDLTALVNTRPLNLWKETLALLCTFAEKDQWTALCDTLAVRLLTVGNTLAATFCYICAGNVDKTVEIWSYNLKSDSDGRTYIDLLQDLMEKTIVLTLATGHKRFSASLSKLVENYAELLANQGLLTTALEYLKLLEPDEPSRELTILRDRISLSTEEKGAPASLSYESSIQQAEAVYGADHTGYVDHSQNYYQDKGLTQSLPQPHHNIASVQYAEGYHQSANTAYGGYQPVQPQFPAFSNPVTFQPPRPTQMFIPPQTNQVVQQTPPAAAPQSTIKPFVPAAPAALRNVEQYQQPSLGSQLYPSFANSVYQSGSSFNPSHGIGGPQPTAATGNRFTQPAAPATGQKGFMPVPNPNFTHTPGMSPAQPSSPTKLSQSQTSVVPSTPPPTVQTADTSNVPAELKPVVTTLTRLYNETSAALGGANASAPKKREIEDNSRKIGSLFLKLNSGDISPNAAAKLTQLCQALDSGDFAAALHIQVILTTSDWDECNFWLAALKRMIKTRQSVRI; this is encoded by the exons ATGGCCTGCATCAAGAGCGCTGCGCGATCGGCGCTCGTCTCCTTCGCGCCAGATGCGCCCTACTTCGCCGCCGGCACCATGGCCGGCGCCGTCGACCTCAGTTTCAGCGCCACCGCTAACCTCGAGATCTTCACGCTCGACTTCCAGTCCGACGCGCACGAGCTACCCGTCGTCGGCGTCTGCCCCAGCGACGAGCGATTTAATCGCCTTTCTTGGGGGAAGCCCCTCCCTGCCTCCGAGGAGTACTCTTTAGGCCTCATCGCTGGCGGTCACACCGACGGCAGCATCGGCGTTTGGAATCCCCGTAAGCTGATCAG TCCCGAGGACCAAAACGATGCTTTTGTAGCGAAGCTCGAAAAGCACGTGGGATCG GTGCGTGGTCTGGAGTTCAGCACGCTGTCACCAAATCTACTCGCGTCCGGGGCTGATGAAGGGGAGCTTTGCATTTGGGATCTGGCAAACCCTTCAGAACCAAATCTTTTCCCCTCTCTGAAG AGTGTTGGATCTGGAGCCCAAACTGAAGTGTCCTTCGTTTCATGGAACCCTAAATTTCAACAAATATTATCATCCACTTCTTATAATGGGATAACag TTGTGTGGGATCTAAAGCAGCAGAAACCTGTTACAAG TTTTGCAGACTCATCTAGAACAAGGTGCTCTGTACTGCAGTGGAATCCTGACCTTTCCACCCAGTTAATTGTGGCATCAGATGATGATAGCTCACCTTCTCTCAAA GTTTGGGATGTGAGAAAAACTATATCACCTGTAAGAGAGTTTGTGGGGCATACTAAAG GTATAATTGCAATGTCATGGTGTCCCTATGATAGTAATTTTTTGCTTACCTGTGCCAAGGATAATAGAACAATCTGCTGGGACACAACTTCTGGAGAG ATAGTATGTGAGTTGCCGGCCAGCACAAACTGGAACTTTGATGTTCACTGGTATCCCAAGATTCCAGGAGTCATATCAGCTTCTTCATTCGATGTCAAAGTTGGAATATACAACATACAG GCTTGTAGTAGGTATGCAGCTGCAGGGGGTGAATTTGGTGCTCCTG TACGGCTGAGAGCTCCAAAGTGGTTGAAGCGTCCAACTGGTGTATCATTTGCTTTTGGCGGCAAACTTGTTTCATTTCGGCCTGGTCAATTAGCTCCAGGAGGAGCTCCACACTCTGTCTCAGAG gtatatgtTCATGATCTAGTTACTGAGCATAGTTTGGTGAGTCGTTCTACTGGATTTGAAGCTGCAGTACAAAATGGGGATAAGTCTTCACTCCGTGCATTATGTGAACAAAAATCACAAGATTCTCT ATGTGAAGATGATAAAGAAACTTGGAATTTCCTGAAGATAATGTTTGATGAAGAGGGAACAGCTAGGACTAAGTTACTTTGTCATCTTGGTTTTACTGTTCCAAATGAGAGCAGTGATAGTACTGATAATCTTGGGAAGCAATTAGAGAATAATCTTAGCCTCGATAGTTCTCCATTGTTTCAAGGTCAAGCAAGTGCATTTGCTATTGACAATGGGGAGGAGTTCTTTAACAACCCCTCAATTTGCGAAGACAACTTAGCTGATCAGGACAGTATGGTTCCTATTGGGGAACAGGTTCGGAGTGACCCTGAAGGACCCATCGGTACTTCTGATCCTTCATTTGATGATAGCATTCAACGTGCTTTGGTTGTTGGTAACTACAAAGACGCAGTTTCAAAGTGCATTGCTGCAAATAGAATGGCTGATGCATTGGTAATTGCTCATGCTGGCGGTCCATCATTATGGGAAAGTACACGTGATCAATACCTTAAGAGTAGTCTGACACCATATCTGAAG GTTGTATCTGCAATGGTGAATAATGATCTCACGGCCCTAGTCAATACCAGGCCTCTGAACTTATGGAAGGAAACACTAGCTCTTCTCTGTACG TTTGCTGAAAAAGACCAATGGACTGCCCTGTGTGACACTCTAGCTGTAAGACTTTTGACTGTGGGAAATACCCTTGCTGCCACTTTCTGCTATATCTGTGCTGGGAATGTAGACAAAACCGTGGAGATTTGGTCTTATAATCTGAAGTCTGATAGTGATGGAAGGACTTACATAGATCTTCTTCAG GATTTGATGGAAAAGACTATCGTTCTCACCCTTGCAACTGGTCATAAACGGTTTAGTGCTTCCTTGTCTAAGCTTGTTGAGAATTATGCTGAATTACTAGCTAACCAAGGGCTTTTGACAACTGCATTGGAGTATTTAAAACTTTTGGAGCCAGATGAACCTTCACGCGAGCTTACTATATTGAGAGATCGGATTTCTCTATCCACAGAAG AGAAGGGGGCACCCGCAAGTCTGAGCTATGAAAGTTCCATCCAACAAGCCGAAGCTGTTTATGGTGCAGACCACACTGGATATGTGGACCACTCACAGAACTATTATCAG GACAAGGGCCTTACCCAGTCTCTACCCCAACCTCATCACAATATTGCTAGTGTTCAATATGCTGAAGGGTATCACCAGTCTGCTAATACTGCCTATGGAGGATATCAGCCTGTGCAACCACAGTTCCCTGCTTTTAGCAACCCTGTGACTTTTCAACCACCAAGGCCAACTCAAATGTTTATACCACCTCAGACAAATCAGGTTGTGCAG CAAACTCCACCTGCTGCTGCTCCACAGTCAACAATAAAACCTTTTGTTCCTGCAGCCCCTGCTGCTCTTAGAAATGTGGAGCAATATCAGCAACCTAGCTTGGGTTCTCAGCTATATcca aGCTTTGCCAATTCTGTTTATCAATCTGGATCTTCATTTAATCCTTCACATGGTATTGGTGGACCTCAACCAACAGCTGCCACTGGGAACAGATTTACCCAACCTGCTGCACCTGCCACAGGACAAAAGGGTTTCATGCCAGTTCCTAACCCAAATTTTACCCATACACCTGGCATGAGTCCTGCACAACCTTCAAGCCCTACAAAACTATCACAATCACAGACATCTGTTGTTCCTTCAACCCCTCCACCTACAGTGCAAACAGCTGATACATCAAATGTGCCCG CTGAATTGAAGCCAGTCGTTACCACGTTGACAAGACTATATAATGAAACTTCAGCAGCTCTTGGAGGAGCAAATGCAAGTGCACCTAAAAAGAGGGAAATTGAAGATAACTctaggaaaattgggtcattattTCTAAAACTCAATAGCGGTGATATCTCTCCTAATGCTGCTGCAAAACTTACTCAACTTTGCCAGGCATTAGATAGCGGTGATTTTGCTGCTGCATTGCATATTCAg GTGATTTTGACTACAAGCGACTGGGATGAGTGCAACTTCTGGCTCGCAGCATTAAAGCGAATGATCAAAACAAGACAGAGTGTCAGAATATGA
- the LOC121994342 gene encoding probable membrane-associated kinase regulator 1: METSDAAAAAAAAPVMSSFPSPSSSSSSSDFEFTVSVSPAASKRSCPADELFYKGQLLPLHPSTRICMVRTLLLSSASASSSSTATTASRDSTASSSSSSSAFSAADSLLPDSCNSSSRPSSVAEDDARRFSAPAAKRPAVVAAAGGGGGAKYLSSLANRFSSAFSLHRGGSKKLDPIEASPAAPPPPPPPAAKRAKEVIKKYVKKVRPIYEKLSAMQQKNKKKPTTFSFSDRLFPGKKNTPATGADAAAFSQSSFSGNLFGLHPPARKERWAASCPSSMRSSPSHSGLLYAGDAPPAASLQPSSMEELQSAIQSAIAHCKNSLTQPANHNEIRTTGP; encoded by the coding sequence ATGGAGACGTcggacgccgccgccgccgccgccgccgcaccAGTGATGTCATCTTTTCCGTCTCCGTCGTCGTCCTCTTCGTCCTCTGACTTTGAGTTCACTGTGTCCGTCTCCCCCGCCGCCTCGAAGCGCTCTTGCCCGGCCGACGAGCTATTCTACAAGGGGCAGCTCCTGCCCCTCCACCCCTCCACCCGAATATGCATGGTCCGCACCCTTCTCCTCAGCTCCgcctccgcctcctcctcctccaccgccACCACCGCTTCCCGCGACTCCACCGCcagctcctcctcttcctcctccgccTTCTCCGCCGCCGATTCGCTTCTCCCCGACAGCTGCAACTCCTCCTCCCGCCCCAGCTCCGTCGCCGAAGACGATGCCCGCCGCTTTTCCGCCCCGGCTGCCAAACGCCCAGCCGTCGTCGCCGcagccggcggcggcggcggcgccaaGTATCTCTCCTCCCTAGCCAACCGCTTCTCCTCCGCCTTCTCCTTACACCGCGGCGGCAGCAAAAAACTCGACCCCATCGAGGCCTCCCCCGCggcaccgccgccgccgccgcctccggcAGCGAAGCGCGCGAAGGAGGTGATCAAGAAGTACGTGAAAAAAGTGAGGCCAATCTACGAGAAGCTCTCCGCCATGcaacagaagaacaagaagaagcctACGACCTTCTCCTTCTCCGACCGTCTATTCCCCGGCAAGAAAAATACTCCGGCGACCGGCGCCGACGCGGCGGCCTTCTCGCAGTCGTCCTTCTCCGGCAACCTTTTCGGCCTCCATCCGCCTGCGAGGAAGGAGCGGTGGGCGGCGAGCTGCCCATCGTCCATGCGGTCTTCCCCGAGCCACTCGGGCCTTCTCTACGCCGGCGACGCCCCTCCGGCCGCTTCGCTGCAGCCTTCGTCCATGGAGGAGCTACAGAGCGCCATACAAAGCGCCATAGCGCACTGCAAAAACTCATTGACGCAACCGGCTAACCACAACGAGATCAGAACCACCGGACCCTga
- the LOC121997671 gene encoding protein transport protein SEC31 homolog B-like isoform X1, whose amino-acid sequence MACIKSAARSALVSFAPDAPYFAAGTMAGAVDLSFSATANLEIFTLDFQSDAHELPVVGVCPSDERFNRLSWGKPLPASEEYSLGLIAGGHTDGSIGVWNPRKLISPEDQNDAFVAKLEKHVGSVRGLEFSTLSPNLLASGADEGELCIWDLANPSEPNLFPSLKQSVGSGAQTEVSFVSWNPKFQQILSSTSYNGITVVWDLKQQKPVTSFADSSRTRCSVLQWNPDLSTQLIVASDDDSSPSLKVWDVRKTISPVREFVGHTKGIIAMSWCPYDSNFLLTCAKDNRTICWDTTSGEIVCELPASTNWNFDVHWYPKIPGVISASSFDVKVGIYNIQACSRYAAAGGEFGAPVRLRAPKWLKRPTGVSFAFGGKLVSFRPGQLAPGGAPHSVSEVYVHDLVTEHSLVSRSTGFEAAVQNGDKSSLRALCEQKSQDSLCEDDKETWNFLKIMFDEEGTARTKLLCHLGFTVPNESSDSTDNLGKQLENNLSLDSSPLFQGQASAFAIDNGEEFFNNPSICEDNLADQDSMVPIGEQVRSDPEGPIGTSDPSFDDSIQRALVVGNYKDAVSKCIAANRMADALVIAHAGGPSLWESTRDQYLKSSLTPYLKVVSAMVNNDLTALVNTRPLNLWKETLALLCTFAEKDQWTALCDTLAVRLLTVGNTLAATFCYICAGNVDKTVEIWSYNLKSDSDGRTYIDLLQDLMEKTIVLTLATGHKRFSASLSKLVENYAELLANQGLLTTALEYLKLLEPDEPSRELTILRDRISLSTEEKGAPASLSYESSIQQAEAVYGADHTGYVDHSQNYYQDKGLTQSLPQPHHNIASVQYAEGYHQSANTAYGGYQPVQPQFPAFSNPVTFQPPRPTQMFIPPQTNQVVQQTPPAAAPQSTIKPFVPAAPAALRNVEQYQQPSLGSQLYPSFANSVYQSGSSFNPSHGIGGPQPTAATGNRFTQPAAPATGQKGFMPVPNPNFTHTPGMSPAQPSSPTKLSQSQTSVVPSTPPPTVQTADTSNVPAELKPVVTTLTRLYNETSAALGGANASAPKKREIEDNSRKIGSLFLKLNSGDISPNAAAKLTQLCQALDSGDFAAALHIQVILTTSDWDECNFWLAALKRMIKTRQSVRI is encoded by the exons ATGGCCTGCATCAAGAGCGCTGCGCGATCGGCGCTCGTCTCCTTCGCGCCAGATGCGCCCTACTTCGCCGCCGGCACCATGGCCGGCGCCGTCGACCTCAGTTTCAGCGCCACCGCTAACCTCGAGATCTTCACGCTCGACTTCCAGTCCGACGCGCACGAGCTACCCGTCGTCGGCGTCTGCCCCAGCGACGAGCGATTTAATCGCCTTTCTTGGGGGAAGCCCCTCCCTGCCTCCGAGGAGTACTCTTTAGGCCTCATCGCTGGCGGTCACACCGACGGCAGCATCGGCGTTTGGAATCCCCGTAAGCTGATCAG TCCCGAGGACCAAAACGATGCTTTTGTAGCGAAGCTCGAAAAGCACGTGGGATCG GTGCGTGGTCTGGAGTTCAGCACGCTGTCACCAAATCTACTCGCGTCCGGGGCTGATGAAGGGGAGCTTTGCATTTGGGATCTGGCAAACCCTTCAGAACCAAATCTTTTCCCCTCTCTGAAG CAGAGTGTTGGATCTGGAGCCCAAACTGAAGTGTCCTTCGTTTCATGGAACCCTAAATTTCAACAAATATTATCATCCACTTCTTATAATGGGATAACag TTGTGTGGGATCTAAAGCAGCAGAAACCTGTTACAAG TTTTGCAGACTCATCTAGAACAAGGTGCTCTGTACTGCAGTGGAATCCTGACCTTTCCACCCAGTTAATTGTGGCATCAGATGATGATAGCTCACCTTCTCTCAAA GTTTGGGATGTGAGAAAAACTATATCACCTGTAAGAGAGTTTGTGGGGCATACTAAAG GTATAATTGCAATGTCATGGTGTCCCTATGATAGTAATTTTTTGCTTACCTGTGCCAAGGATAATAGAACAATCTGCTGGGACACAACTTCTGGAGAG ATAGTATGTGAGTTGCCGGCCAGCACAAACTGGAACTTTGATGTTCACTGGTATCCCAAGATTCCAGGAGTCATATCAGCTTCTTCATTCGATGTCAAAGTTGGAATATACAACATACAG GCTTGTAGTAGGTATGCAGCTGCAGGGGGTGAATTTGGTGCTCCTG TACGGCTGAGAGCTCCAAAGTGGTTGAAGCGTCCAACTGGTGTATCATTTGCTTTTGGCGGCAAACTTGTTTCATTTCGGCCTGGTCAATTAGCTCCAGGAGGAGCTCCACACTCTGTCTCAGAG gtatatgtTCATGATCTAGTTACTGAGCATAGTTTGGTGAGTCGTTCTACTGGATTTGAAGCTGCAGTACAAAATGGGGATAAGTCTTCACTCCGTGCATTATGTGAACAAAAATCACAAGATTCTCT ATGTGAAGATGATAAAGAAACTTGGAATTTCCTGAAGATAATGTTTGATGAAGAGGGAACAGCTAGGACTAAGTTACTTTGTCATCTTGGTTTTACTGTTCCAAATGAGAGCAGTGATAGTACTGATAATCTTGGGAAGCAATTAGAGAATAATCTTAGCCTCGATAGTTCTCCATTGTTTCAAGGTCAAGCAAGTGCATTTGCTATTGACAATGGGGAGGAGTTCTTTAACAACCCCTCAATTTGCGAAGACAACTTAGCTGATCAGGACAGTATGGTTCCTATTGGGGAACAGGTTCGGAGTGACCCTGAAGGACCCATCGGTACTTCTGATCCTTCATTTGATGATAGCATTCAACGTGCTTTGGTTGTTGGTAACTACAAAGACGCAGTTTCAAAGTGCATTGCTGCAAATAGAATGGCTGATGCATTGGTAATTGCTCATGCTGGCGGTCCATCATTATGGGAAAGTACACGTGATCAATACCTTAAGAGTAGTCTGACACCATATCTGAAG GTTGTATCTGCAATGGTGAATAATGATCTCACGGCCCTAGTCAATACCAGGCCTCTGAACTTATGGAAGGAAACACTAGCTCTTCTCTGTACG TTTGCTGAAAAAGACCAATGGACTGCCCTGTGTGACACTCTAGCTGTAAGACTTTTGACTGTGGGAAATACCCTTGCTGCCACTTTCTGCTATATCTGTGCTGGGAATGTAGACAAAACCGTGGAGATTTGGTCTTATAATCTGAAGTCTGATAGTGATGGAAGGACTTACATAGATCTTCTTCAG GATTTGATGGAAAAGACTATCGTTCTCACCCTTGCAACTGGTCATAAACGGTTTAGTGCTTCCTTGTCTAAGCTTGTTGAGAATTATGCTGAATTACTAGCTAACCAAGGGCTTTTGACAACTGCATTGGAGTATTTAAAACTTTTGGAGCCAGATGAACCTTCACGCGAGCTTACTATATTGAGAGATCGGATTTCTCTATCCACAGAAG AGAAGGGGGCACCCGCAAGTCTGAGCTATGAAAGTTCCATCCAACAAGCCGAAGCTGTTTATGGTGCAGACCACACTGGATATGTGGACCACTCACAGAACTATTATCAG GACAAGGGCCTTACCCAGTCTCTACCCCAACCTCATCACAATATTGCTAGTGTTCAATATGCTGAAGGGTATCACCAGTCTGCTAATACTGCCTATGGAGGATATCAGCCTGTGCAACCACAGTTCCCTGCTTTTAGCAACCCTGTGACTTTTCAACCACCAAGGCCAACTCAAATGTTTATACCACCTCAGACAAATCAGGTTGTGCAG CAAACTCCACCTGCTGCTGCTCCACAGTCAACAATAAAACCTTTTGTTCCTGCAGCCCCTGCTGCTCTTAGAAATGTGGAGCAATATCAGCAACCTAGCTTGGGTTCTCAGCTATATcca aGCTTTGCCAATTCTGTTTATCAATCTGGATCTTCATTTAATCCTTCACATGGTATTGGTGGACCTCAACCAACAGCTGCCACTGGGAACAGATTTACCCAACCTGCTGCACCTGCCACAGGACAAAAGGGTTTCATGCCAGTTCCTAACCCAAATTTTACCCATACACCTGGCATGAGTCCTGCACAACCTTCAAGCCCTACAAAACTATCACAATCACAGACATCTGTTGTTCCTTCAACCCCTCCACCTACAGTGCAAACAGCTGATACATCAAATGTGCCCG CTGAATTGAAGCCAGTCGTTACCACGTTGACAAGACTATATAATGAAACTTCAGCAGCTCTTGGAGGAGCAAATGCAAGTGCACCTAAAAAGAGGGAAATTGAAGATAACTctaggaaaattgggtcattattTCTAAAACTCAATAGCGGTGATATCTCTCCTAATGCTGCTGCAAAACTTACTCAACTTTGCCAGGCATTAGATAGCGGTGATTTTGCTGCTGCATTGCATATTCAg GTGATTTTGACTACAAGCGACTGGGATGAGTGCAACTTCTGGCTCGCAGCATTAAAGCGAATGATCAAAACAAGACAGAGTGTCAGAATATGA